CGGTGGGCGCACCGGACCGGGGCTATCTTCTGCATTGTACATGCAGGCCAGCGGCCAGTCAAAAGGGAATGAAAGGAAGGGTGTGGGCCGGAATTGTAGGCAGGGTGATTGTCTCTGGAGCCTGAAGGGCTCGCATGGGATAGCCCAGGGCAACGCCCTGGGGTCAGCGGGATCCACGGGTCCAGCCCTGAAGGGGCGAGATAGAAGCTCTCGATTCCGCCCTGTCAGGGCTGCCGCGGGGCGGTCTTGTTCCCAGGGCGTTGCCCTGGGCTATCCTATTTCGCTCCTTCGGAGCTCCCGCCGCCGCCCACAATTCCGGCCCACACCCCATCGGGCATTGTCATCGCGGCATCGCGGTGCCTGTCACACCATCGCGGTGCCTGTCACACCGCTGACATGCAAGTCACTGCCTTGCAATAGGTTATGGCTCGCCATGTCATCGCCTCCGTCGCGGGTCGCCCAGACGGGGGCCCGAGGCGAAGACCCCAAGGCCCAGTGGACGACGCACGATGCTCACTCCCGGCCGGTCCAGGCCGAACCGATGTTCCATTCGGCGCACGAAGCGCGGCGTGCCCACGAAATGGGTGGTCGCCAAGCTGGCTGCGGGCCGCGCCGCCTCGGCAGCAAGCAGCTCGCCATAGGCTCGGAAGCGCGCGGCAGCGTCCGCTCCCAAGGCAGTGTAGAGGGGGTGGAACGCCAGGCTCTCACCGTCCTGGTCGCGCAGGGCGCGGTGTCCGCTCCAGGGGTAATCGGCCGGGGCGCGCGCCATTCCCGCACGCACGGGGTTGAGGTCCACATAGGCCATCGCGCGGAGGAAGTAGGCGGTGTCCTCGATGATCGTGCTGCGGTAGCGTCCCTCCCACAGGTGGCCGTGTCGGCCTTCGGCCCTGTTGAACTCGCGCGCGAACGTAGTGCCCAGCCAGTGCATGGCCTTGGGCAGCGTATCGTCGCGGCCGACCTCGAAGAGGAGGTGCACGTGGTTGGTCATCAGGCAGTAGTGGTAGAGGGCGAGGGCGAACTTGCCGCGGGCGCGCTGGAGCACGTCGAGGAAGCGCCCAAACGAGGCGTCGGAGAAGAGGAACTCGCGGTTGTTGCACCGCAGCGTGACGTGATGAAGAGCGCCGGCATACGTGAACCTGGGCGCGCGCGACATCTGGCATCTCCCTGTGACCAGGGCAGTATAGCACAAAGGCCAGACCACACAAGGCCTCACGCTCGATGGAGCCCGGCATGGAGTGCTCACTGCGGCCATGCGTTGACATGAACTCGCATAAGTCGCTTGCTGTATGGTAGTTGCATGTCAGCGGTGTGACAGGCACAATGTCCGGCACAATGTCCGTGATGTCCTACAATGTCCTAATGTCCGTGGTTTCCTAAGTTGCAGGTTGAGACCTGACCCCAGAGGGCTCGGAAGTGGTCGAGTCTGGGGAGTCTGAGCGACTCTGGGCTGAAAGGCTGAGAACAGGCGATCGGCGAGTCGCGGGGCCGGGGAGTCTGGGTTTCTCCCAGCGGGAAGGTCGAGGATGGGCAAACGGGTGCTTTGGAAGCGGAGAACCCCGTGCAAGTCTGATCCGGACGGCCGAGAATGGCCAAACGGCGCATCCGGGGGCTCATCTCGCCTGGATGTCGTAGGCGTGGAGGGCGTCGCTGTGGCGGAGGTAGAGGCGGCCGCCGCTGACGACGGGGTGCGCCCAGAAGGGGCCAGGGCCGCCCTTGGGCAACTGGAAGTCGCTGACGACCCGCCGCTCGGTCGGCGAGGGCTTGATGAGCATCACGCGGCCGCGCTCGTCCATCGCATAAATCATTCCGTCGGCGTAGGTTACGGAACCGCTGACGCCGGTGGGCTCGGAGTGGGTGAGCTTGCCGGTCGTCCACTCCAGGCAGTCCCAGCGCGGCTTGTAGTTGCCGTGGCAGAAGCCGTAGAGGTATCCGTCGAGCAGGATGACGCCGCCGTGGTGGCTGTCGAGCTTGTCGGTGCTCCAGGCGAGCTCGATGGAGCATTTCGTGCCCTGGACGTTGAGCTTGAGGAGGCGGCTGCCGCGGGCGTGGGCGGTGGCGAAGTAGAGGTGGCCGTCGTGGAAGAGGGGGGTGAAGATGCTCTCGTCGTAGGGGGTCTCGTGCGCCATCTTCCAGAGGAGTTCGCCCGTGTGGGCGTTGACGCCGACGATGGCCTTGGCCATGAGGGCGACGATCTGGCGAAGGCCCTGGTGCTGGATGAGGATGGGCGAGGAGTAGCCGGGCAACTCGCCGATGCCCTGGCAGGTCCAGACGGTTTCGCCCGTGAGCTTGTCGAGGGCGACGATGCTGATCTCTTCGCCGCCGGGGACGGCGATCACGCGATCGCCATCCACGAGAGGCGACTCGGCGAGGCCCCAGCGGATGTTGCGTCCGTTGAACTTCTTGAGGATGTTGATGGCCCAGAGGGGCTTGCCCGAGCCGGCGTCGAGGCAGGCGAGGTCGCCGTCGGCGTTCAGGTGGTAGAGACGGCCGGCGTCCACGGTAGGGGTCGAGCGGGTGCCGGGGTGCTCGCGCTGGTAGGCGGGGCCGTTCTTCGCGGTCCAGGCCACGGTGCCGTCGAGGCGGAGGGCGGTGAGGAGGGTGTCGCCGCCGACGTTGCCTGTGGCGTAGATGAGGCCGTGGGCAACGGCGACGGCGGCGAAGCCGTGGCCGAGGCCCCTGGCGGTCCAGAGCCGTTTGGGGCCGCCGTCGGGCCATTCCTTCAGGAGGCCGGTCTCGGCCGACTTGTTGTCGCGGTTAAGGCCGTTGAACTGGGGCCAGTCGGCGGCGGGGCCGAGGCGCGTCGCGAGGGCGAGGGCGAGAGCGGCGACGGGGCTGGTTCGGGCGCACAGCATGCGCTGCCTCCTGGGGGGCCAGGAGGCAGTGTAGCGGAGAGCGGGGCGAAAGGCAAGGCCGCCGGGGGCGCTACGGCACGAGCTGCTCGAGGCTGAAGCGGGCGATCTGCGGGGCCGGGGCGGGCGCGGCAGGCGGCTTCAGTTGGGCCTTGACGGCCGCCACGTCGCGCGCCACAGCGAGGGCGATGTCGTTGGGCAGCGGCCCGGCGGCATCGGCCAGGGCCGCGACAGGCGGGCTGGCGGGAGCGGCGGCTGCGGCCTTCTCGGGCGCCGCGGGTGGGGCCGGCTCGGCGGCAGTGGCGGCCACGGGGGGCTTGGCGGCGGGCGCCGCCACCGGCGCGGGCGGCTCCACGGGCGCGGGAGCCAGGTTGCCGGCCTCCGCCACGCGGTCGTCGTGCTTGACCTCGTTGCGGTCGCCGAAGGCGCGATAGCCGAACCAGCCGGTGAAGAAGTCGGCCATCTTGTAGTAGTTCAGGTTCCACATGATGCCGACGAACCCGAGATGAAGGTAGTGCACGCAGGCGGGGCGGTACTTGGCGTTGCCTTCTTTGACGTTCTGCGCGAGGCCGACGACGCCGGCCCTGTGGCTCTCGGTGACGGCTTCGTCGCCCTTGTCGAAGCCCTTCCAGCTATTCTCCTCGCGGCCCCAGAAGAGGAGGCCGGCGTTGTTCTGGCGGTGCTCGCCGGCGCCCAACTTGCCGCCGCCCATGCCCACGAAATAGCCGTCCACCTTGCTGTAGCCGAGGGGGGTCACCATCGGGCAGTTGGCGTAGAGGCCGAACTGCGGCTTCTTCGAGAAGGTGAAACCGAGGTCCATCATCTGCTTCGCGTCGCTCCATTGCCGCGACAGGTAGGTGCATCCTGTGGAACCGGCGGCGACACACGCGAGCAGGGCCACGGCCAACCAGCGCACACGGGCGTCCGTCATCGAGATTTCTCCGTAATGCCCCTCACTGTGGGACGAGGCACAAGGCGCAGCGCAGACGGGGATCATCGGGGAGATTACGGGCATTATACCATTCCCGCTGCAAATGCAAAGGAAAAATGTGCAGGTTTTCCGCGGGGCGACGCGCGGGGAAGCGTCCTCGTGGTCCCCCTCCCCCAAGGGCCTGTGGCCTTGGGCTAGAGGGCCCCATAGATATAGGTGAGGCAGAAATATCCGCCGACCAGCAGGAAGACGGCGCCGGTGGCCCTGCGCGCCCACCATTCGAACTGCGAGAGGCGGTTGAACACCTTGCCGAGCGATTGCGCGCTCAGCGCGATCACGAAGGCGAACACCACCACCGGCAGCGCCGTGCCGAGGCCGTAGGCCGAAGGCAGGAGCGCCCGCGACTGGTGCGCGAGCGCCAGCCCCACGAGGCTCACGAAGAACAGCCCGGCCGAGATGGGGCAGAAGGCCAGGGCGAAGAGAATGCCCAGCACGCCGGCGCCCCACACGCCCATGCGCTCGACGCGCTGCTGGGTCTTCTCGCCGGGCGCGAAGCCGCGGAGCGTGACGGTCACCAGCCCCAGCAGCACTACGCCCACGACGATGAGGATGGGGCCGAGGACGCGGTTGAGGTACTTCGACAGCACGTCCGACACCTCGGCCTTGTAGAGGAGGCCGCCCACGATGAGCGCGGCGAGCACCACGTAGGCCAGCATGCGCCCGAGCGTGTAGAGGAGGCCCGAGAACAGCACCTGCCGCGGGCTGCCCACGCGGCGGCCGATGAACGAGATGGCCGCAATGTTCGCCGCCATCGGGCAGGGGCTGATCGAGGTGAGCACACCCAGCCAGAGCGCCGTGGCCAGGGCCAGGAGGAAGCCCGTCGAGCCCGCGGCCTCTGCGGCGGTCCCGGCGCCCTCGCCCAGCAGCTCGCCCACGCCCTTCTGCACGTAGGCGACCAGGCCCGCGTCGTCATCGAGGTGGTCCCACGTCTCGTCGAGGCTCTTCGCCCGCACCTCCTGGCCATCGCGGAACTCGATGGCGACGAGCGTGCTGGTGAAGAGGCCGTACTTCTTGCCGATGGGTTCGTACTCGGGGGTCTCGTAGTTGGCCACGTGCCATTCGAGGCGGCCCTCGCGGAGGGCCTGGGGGAAGCCCCGCTCGATGGCCTGCTTCGACACGGCCTCGATCTTGCGGCACGACGCGCAGCGCGTCATCCTGTGGAAGTAGTACACGCTCACGCCGTTGGCCGGCCCGTGCACCTTGCCGGTCTCGGCCGCCCGCGGCGGGCGCACCTCGAGGTACACCAGCGCCGCCACGCTCACAGCGGCGAAGGCCAGGAGTAGACCAGCGATGAGGCGTCGTGCGATCATGCGGCTCACGCGCCCGCCCTCTGTTATCGTGCCACAACGCCTGCTCTCACGCAAGCAGCTTCTGGACGTCTTCGACCGAGGGCACCTTGCCGGCGACCTTGATCTTGCCGTCCACCACGAGCGCGGGGGTGATCATCACGCCGAACTCGAGGATCTTCATGATGTCGGTGACCTTCTCGAGCTGGTAGTCGAGGCCGAGGGCCTTGGCGGCGGCCTCGGCGTTCTGGGCCAGCTTGGCGCAACTGGGGCAGCCGGGGCCGAGCACTTGAATCCTGGTCATCGCGTCACTCCTTCGTTGCCAGGCTCTCGGGCAGGGATTCCACGAAGGCGCGGATCTCGTCGCGCACGCGGCGGTAGTGGCCGAGGGCCTCTTCCTCGGACTTCGCGTTCCTGGCCAGGCGGGGCGGGTCGTCGAAGCCCACGTGCACCACGCGGGCCTTGCCGGGGAACAGGGGGCAGTGCTCGTGCGCGTGGCCGCACACGGTCACCACGTAGTCGAAGGCCACGCCCTTCAGCTCGTCCACGTGCTTCGAGCGCTGGCGCGAGATGTCCACGCCCGCCTCGGCCATGACGCGCACGGCGTGGGGGTTGAGGCCGTGGGTCTCGATGCCGGCCGAGTAGGCCTCGAGCACGGCGCCCTTGAGGTGGCGCGCCCAGCCCTCGGCCATCTGGCTGCGGCACGAGTTGCCCGTGCACAGGAACAGCACCTTGAGCTTCTGCATGATTCGCTCCGTCGGTCAGGGGCACTGGACGAGTCCCGCCGCCCACAGGCACTCGCCGCAGCGGGGAAAGTCGTCGCCGAAACAGTCCTCTTCGTTGTCGCTCCGCAGGTCGCAGCCGCCGCACTCGATGCAGGGCGCGAAGGCGAACTCGCGCACGCGGGCGCGGAAGGCGCGGTACTCGGCGCCGCCCCAGAGCTCCCGCAGCCTGGCGTCGTTCACATTGCCGAGGGCGTAGCGGCGGAGGCGCTTGGCCTTGTCGCGGAAGTAGTAGGTGTGCGAATGGAGCAGCGGCAGGCAGGGGCTCACGGCGCCGTCCCAGCGGATCGCCAGCCGCCCCTCGGCCACGAAGCGGCAGCGCGGGCCGGCCCCCGAGACGTCGGCCCCGTTGATCCACAGCCGCGCGCCGGCGCCTCGCAGCCGCTCGGCCACGGCGCTCGCCGCCGACCGCGCGTCCAGCAGCGGCAGCTCGACCACGGGATCCCACGGCGTGGCGAGGTGGCGCCGCGCGGGCGTGGCCCATTGCTCGTAGAGCACCTCGGCGGCCAGCTCGGGCGTGTGGGGCACGAGGTTCGTGACGACGACGCCGGTGAAGCCCAGGTGGGGCGCCAGGCGCACCAGGGCCGGCAGCTCGGCGATGTTGCGCTTCGTCGCGACGAACTCGACGACGACCTCGGGCCGCTCGGCTCTGCGCGCGAGGCGCAGGCGGTGGAACTCCCGCAGGCGCTCGGCCACCTCGGGGAACGTGCCGGCGTGCAGGTTCTGGCTCGCGTCGCCGCTGACGCCGTCGAGCGAGACGATCAGCTTGTCGAGCCGCAACTCCAAGAGCTGCTGCATTCGCTCGGGCGTGAGGAGCAGGCCGTTGGAGACGGCCTCGACCTGAAGTCGCGCGCCTTTGGCCAGGGCCAGGAACTCGGCGAAGAGCGGATGCGCCATCGGCTCGCCGTAGCCGCCGAAGCTCAGCGTCGCCCGCGCGGGGAGCTCCGCGCACTGCTCGACCACGCGGCGGAAGGTCGCGAGCGCCATCTCGCCGCCCGGCTCCTCGAAGGCGCGGCGCAGGCACATCGGGCAGTCGAGGTTGCAGGCCGTCGTGAGCTCGACGTAGGCCTTGCGCGGCTCGGCATCGCGTTCCGTCACGGCCTCCCGACGCACGGGAGGAAGCATTTCGATCAGCATGTTGCGCCCTCAGCGCCGCCCGCCGGCAGCCCCGTCATGCCGAGCCGCTCGAGGAACCAGTCCGTAACCCGACGCACCACCGACTGAGGCGGAAGTCGGCCATTGAAGCCTCCCGCGGGTTGCGAACCCGCGGGAGGTCAGGGACAGGGGCTGAAGCCGGCACTCCGCCCCTCCCCGCCATCGGAGGCGTGCGCCGGAGGCCCCCCTTCATTCGGCTGGGCGGTTGCCATTCCTCCAACGCCATTGTGTAGCATGGTCCCGGAATCGCCGACGCTTGTCAAGCAGAAGAACGACGCGGCCCCTCGGTTCGGGGCCTCGGCCTCCCCCCGCGCCGTGGGATCGGCGCAAGGCTTCCG
The Planctomycetota bacterium DNA segment above includes these coding regions:
- a CDS encoding transposase, producing the protein MSRAPRFTYAGALHHVTLRCNNREFLFSDASFGRFLDVLQRARGKFALALYHYCLMTNHVHLLFEVGRDDTLPKAMHWLGTTFAREFNRAEGRHGHLWEGRYRSTIIEDTAYFLRAMAYVDLNPVRAGMARAPADYPWSGHRALRDQDGESLAFHPLYTALGADAAARFRAYGELLAAEAARPAASLATTHFVGTPRFVRRMEHRFGLDRPGVSIVRRPLGLGVFASGPRLGDPRRRR
- a CDS encoding PQQ-like beta-propeller repeat protein, encoding MLCARTSPVAALALALATRLGPAADWPQFNGLNRDNKSAETGLLKEWPDGGPKRLWTARGLGHGFAAVAVAHGLIYATGNVGGDTLLTALRLDGTVAWTAKNGPAYQREHPGTRSTPTVDAGRLYHLNADGDLACLDAGSGKPLWAINILKKFNGRNIRWGLAESPLVDGDRVIAVPGGEEISIVALDKLTGETVWTCQGIGELPGYSSPILIQHQGLRQIVALMAKAIVGVNAHTGELLWKMAHETPYDESIFTPLFHDGHLYFATAHARGSRLLKLNVQGTKCSIELAWSTDKLDSHHGGVILLDGYLYGFCHGNYKPRWDCLEWTTGKLTHSEPTGVSGSVTYADGMIYAMDERGRVMLIKPSPTERRVVSDFQLPKGGPGPFWAHPVVSGGRLYLRHSDALHAYDIQAR
- a CDS encoding aromatic aminobenezylarsenical efflux permease ArsG family transporter; this encodes MIARRLIAGLLLAFAAVSVAALVYLEVRPPRAAETGKVHGPANGVSVYYFHRMTRCASCRKIEAVSKQAIERGFPQALREGRLEWHVANYETPEYEPIGKKYGLFTSTLVAIEFRDGQEVRAKSLDETWDHLDDDAGLVAYVQKGVGELLGEGAGTAAEAAGSTGFLLALATALWLGVLTSISPCPMAANIAAISFIGRRVGSPRQVLFSGLLYTLGRMLAYVVLAALIVGGLLYKAEVSDVLSKYLNRVLGPILIVVGVVLLGLVTVTLRGFAPGEKTQQRVERMGVWGAGVLGILFALAFCPISAGLFFVSLVGLALAHQSRALLPSAYGLGTALPVVVFAFVIALSAQSLGKVFNRLSQFEWWARRATGAVFLLVGGYFCLTYIYGAL
- a CDS encoding thioredoxin family protein, encoding MTRIQVLGPGCPSCAKLAQNAEAAAKALGLDYQLEKVTDIMKILEFGVMITPALVVDGKIKVAGKVPSVEDVQKLLA
- a CDS encoding arsenate reductase ArsC, with the protein product MQKLKVLFLCTGNSCRSQMAEGWARHLKGAVLEAYSAGIETHGLNPHAVRVMAEAGVDISRQRSKHVDELKGVAFDYVVTVCGHAHEHCPLFPGKARVVHVGFDDPPRLARNAKSEEEALGHYRRVRDEIRAFVESLPESLATKE
- a CDS encoding SPASM domain-containing protein, which translates into the protein MLIEMLPPVRREAVTERDAEPRKAYVELTTACNLDCPMCLRRAFEEPGGEMALATFRRVVEQCAELPARATLSFGGYGEPMAHPLFAEFLALAKGARLQVEAVSNGLLLTPERMQQLLELRLDKLIVSLDGVSGDASQNLHAGTFPEVAERLREFHRLRLARRAERPEVVVEFVATKRNIAELPALVRLAPHLGFTGVVVTNLVPHTPELAAEVLYEQWATPARRHLATPWDPVVELPLLDARSAASAVAERLRGAGARLWINGADVSGAGPRCRFVAEGRLAIRWDGAVSPCLPLLHSHTYYFRDKAKRLRRYALGNVNDARLRELWGGAEYRAFRARVREFAFAPCIECGGCDLRSDNEEDCFGDDFPRCGECLWAAGLVQCP